A portion of the Glycine max cultivar Williams 82 chromosome 10, Glycine_max_v4.0, whole genome shotgun sequence genome contains these proteins:
- the LOC100786280 gene encoding probable ATP-dependent DNA helicase CHR12 isoform X2: MKVRSDVSSEYWLNAKCAYPDRQLFDWGMMRLRRPLYGVGDPFAMDADDQLKKKREAERLSRLEEKEKNHIETRTRKFFAEILNTVREFQLQIQASVKRRKQRNDGVQAWHGRQRQRATRAEKLRFQALKADDQEAYMRMVKESKNERLTLLLEETNKLLVNLGAAVQRQKDNKYSNGIEALEDSEADLLESDALKNGVSKESPLDEDIDMIDSDHNGDSSDLLEGQRQYNSAIHSIQEKVTEQPSMLQGGELRPYQIEGLQWMLSLFNNNLNGILADEMGLGKTIQTISLIAHLMEHKGVTGPHLIVAPKAVLPNWVNEFTTWAPSITAILYDGRLDERKAMKEELSGEGKFNVLLTHYDLIMRDKAFLKKIQWKYLIVDEGHRLKNHESALARTLDNGYRIQRRLLLTGTPIQNSLQELWSLLNFLLPNIFNSVQNFEDWFNAPFADRVDVSLTDEEQLLIIRRLHQVIRPFILRRKKDEVEKFLPGKSQVILKCDMSAWQKVYYQQVTDVGRVGLDNGSGKSKSLQNLTMQLRKCCNHPYLFVGDYDMYRRKEEIVRASGKFELLDRLLPKLRRAGHRVLLFSQMTRLMDTLEVYLRLHDFKYLRLDGSTKTEERGNLLRKFNAPDSPYFMFLLSTRAGGLGLNLQTADTVIIFDSDWNPQMDQQAEDRAHRIGQKKEVRVFVLVSVGSIEEVILERAKQKMGIDAKVIQAGLFNTTSTAQDRREMLEEIMRRGTSSLGTDVPSEREINRLAARSDEEFWLFEKMDEERRQKENYRSRLMEEHELPDWVYSPMNKDDKAKDFNSGVTGKRKRKEVVYADTLSDLQWMKAVENGEDISKFSGKGKRRDHRSSDSVAQASDNTGAEESLELRTESVPMENERTSEDSFHVTPPAKRFKPEGTNFLKHTYEDVGSGLNRHLLSWNTHKKKRSSFLGQGSLSDTRGHSSNGRANWN, translated from the exons ATGAAGGTTCGGTCTGATGTGAGTTCTGAATACTGGCTCAATGCTAAGTGTGCATATCCTGACAGGCAATTGTTTGATTGGGGCATGATGAGGTTGCGCCGTCCATTGTATGGTGTTGGAGATCCATTTGCCATGGATGCTGATGATCAATTAAAGAAGAAACGGGAGGCTGAG AGACTGTCAAGATtagaagaaaaggagaaaaatcatATAGAGACTAGAACAAGAAAATTCTTTGCAGAAATACTCAATACTGTCCGTGAGTTCCAATTACAAATTCAAGCTTCTGTGAAGAGGAGAAAACAAAGGAATGATGGTGTCCAG GCATGGCATGGAAGGCAAAGGCAACGGGCAACTCGGGCAGAGAAATTGAGATTCCAAGCATTGAAGGCTGATGATCAAGAAGCCTACATGAGAATGGTGAAAGAGAGTAAGAATGAGAGATTaactttgcttcttgaagaaaCAAATAAACTACTAGTAAATTTAGGAGCAGCTGTTCAACGTCAAAAGGACAACAAATATTCAAATGGCATTGAAGCCTTGGAAGATTCCGAAGCTGATTTACTGGAGTCAGATGCTTTAAAGAATGGAGTTTCTAAGGAATCACCTCTTGATGAAGATATAGATATGATAGATTCTGATCATAATGGTGATTCTAGTGATTTACTTGAAGGTCAGCGGCAATACAACTCTGCCATACATTCTATTCAAGAAAAG GTAACTGAGCAACCGTCTATGCTTCAAGGTGGAGAATTAAGACCATACCAGATAGAGGGGCTCCAATGGATGCTTTCTTTGTTTAATAACAACTTAAATGGAATTTTGGCTGATGAAATGGGACTCGGGAAGACAATACAAACAATTTCGCTGATAGCACATCTTATGGAACACAAGGGTGTTACTGGTCCTCACTTGATTGTTGCTCCAAAGGCTGTTCTACCAAATTGGGTCAATGAATTCACAACATGGGCTCCTAG CATCACAGCTATTCTTTATGATGGACGGCTGGATGAGAGGAAAGCAATGAAGGAAGAGTTGTCAGGGGAGGGGAAATTTAATGTTCTATTAACGCACTATGATCTTATAATGAGAGATAAAGCATTTCTCAAGAAAATTCAATGGAAATACTTGATTGTGGATGAAGGGCATCGGTTGAAAAATCACGAGTCTGCTCTGGCAAGAACCTTGGACAATGG ATATCGCATCCAACGAAGACTTCTGTTGACTGGTACCCCAATTCAGAACAGTTTGCAGGAGTTGTGGTCTTTGCTTAATTTTCTCCTTCCAAACATTTTTAACTCAGTTCAAAATTTTGAGGACTGGTTTAACGCCCCCTTTGCAGACCGAGTTGATGTCTCTCTCACAGATGAGGAACAACTATTGATCATCCGGCGTCTGCATCAA GTAATAAGGCCCTTCAtattaagaaggaaaaaagatgaGGTGGAAAAATTCCTTCCTGGGAAATCTCAGGTCATACTCAAATGTGATATGTCAGCCTGGCAGAAAGTATATTATCAACAAGTAACTGATGTAGGCAGAGTTGGCTTGGACAATG GTTCTGGAAAATCAAAAAGTCTGCAAAACTTAACAATGCAACTCAGAAAGTGTTGTAACCATCCCTATCTCTTTGTGGGAGATTATGATATGTATAGACGTAAGGAGGAGATTGTCAGAGCATCAGGTAAGTTTGAACTTCTAGACCGTTTGCTCCCAAAACTTCGCAGAGCTGGTCACAGAGTCCTCCTTTTCTCACAAATGACTCGACTTATGGACACTCTTGAAGTCTATTTGCGACTTCATGATTTTAAGTATCTTAGACTTGATGGCTCAACAAAAACTGAGGAAAGAGGCAATCTTCTACGAAAATTTAATGCTCCTGACTCCCCGTACTTCATGTTTCTTTTGAGCACCCGTGCtggaggtcttggtttgaattTACAAACAGCAGATACTGTTATAATCTTTGATAGTGATTGGAACCCTCAAATGGATCAACAAGCTGAGGACCGAGCCCATCGCATTGGACAAAAAAAGGAGGTCAGGGTTTTTGTGTTGGTTAGTGTAGGATCAATTGAAGAGGTGATTTTAGAGCGTGCAAAACAAAAGATGGGCATTGATGCCAAAGTCATCCAGGCAGGACTTTTCAACACTACTTCAACAG CCCAGGACAGAAGAGAAATGTTAGAAGAGATTATGCGTAGAGGTACAAGCTCACTTGGGACAGATGTGCCTAGTGAGAGAGAAATTAACCGCCTTGCTGCTCGATCAGATGAGGAATTTTGGCTGTTTGAGAAAATGGATGAAGAGAGAAGACAAAAGGAAAATTACAGATCTCGTCTCATGGAAGAGCATGAATTGCCAGATTGGGTGTATTCTCCAATGAACAAGGATGATAAGGCCAAAGATTTCAACAGTGGTGTTACTGGAAAgcggaaaagaaaagaagtggtATATGCAGATACATTAAGTGATCTGCAATGGATGAAGGCTGTGGAGAATGGGGAAGACATATCAAAGTTTTCAGGTAAAGGAAAAAGGAGAGACCACCGCTCATCTGACAGCGTTGCACAAGCCAGTGATAATACAGGAgcagaagaaagtttagagttgAGGACTGAAAGTGTTCCCATGGAAAATGAGCGAACTAGTGAAGATAGTTTCCATGTGACCCCTCCCGCAAAGAGATTCAAGCCTGAAGGAACAAATTTCCTGAAACATACATACGAGGATGTTGGAAGTGGTTTGAATCGCCATTTGTTATCATGGAATActcacaaaaagaaaaggtcAAGTTTTCTTGGCCAAGGTTCATTATCTGATACTAGAGGGCATTCTTCAAATGGAAGAGCAAACTGGAACTGA
- the LOC100785409 gene encoding 2-hydroxyisoflavanone dehydratase: MSSSAFIPNTISLSLFLSASFNSMASKEIARELPPLLRVYNDGTVERFLGSPHVPPSLLDPETLVSSKDIVISENPSISARVYLPPKLNNSHQQKLPIFVYFHGGAFCLESAFSFLHHRYLNLIASEAKVLVVSVEYRLAPENPLPAAYEDSWEALKWVTSHFNSNKSEPWLVEHGDFNRFYIGGDTAGANVAHNAVLRVGVESETLWGVKIAGVVLAFPLFWSSEPVLSEMVEGFEESSAMQVWKFVYPDAPGGIDNPLINPLASGAPSLASLGCHKVLIFVAGKDDLRDRGIWYYDAVKKSGWEGDVELVRVEGEEHCFQIYHPETENSKGVISRIASFLV, translated from the coding sequence ATGTCATCATCTGCATTCATTCCCAAtaccatctctctctctctctttctctctgctTCCTTCAATTCAATGGCTTCCAAAGAGATAGCCAGAGAGCTCCCTCCTCTCCTCCGCGTCTACAACGACGGAACCGTGGAACGCTTCCTAGGTTCCCCGCACGTGCCACCCTCCCTCTTAGACCCCGAAACATTAGTCTCCTCGAAAGACATCGTCATCTCCGAAAACCCCTCCATCTCCGCGCGCGTGTACCTCCCGCCCAAACTCAACAACTCCCACCAACAAAAGCTTCCGATCTTTGTTTACTTCCACGGCGGCGCGTTCTGCCTCGAATCCGCGTTCTCCTTCCTCCACCACCGCTACCTCAACCTCATAGCCTCCGAAGCGAAAGTTCTCGTAGTTTCCGTCGAGTACAGGCTCGCCCCAGAGAACCCTCTTCCCGCAGCATATGAAGATAGCTGGGAAGCTCTCAAATGGGTAACTTCCCATTTTAACAGCAACAAAAGTGAACCATGGTTGGTTGAACATGGTGATTTTAACAGGTTTTACATAGGGGGTGACACTGCGGGTGCCAATGTTGCACATAATGCAGTTCTTCGCGTTGGTGTTGAGAGTGAAACACTTTGGGGTGTGAAAATAGCGGGTGTGGTTCTTGCTTTTCCGTTGTTCTGGAGTTCGGAACCGGTTTTGTCTGAAATGGTTGAGGGGTTTGAAGAGAGTTCAGCCATGCAAGTTTGGAAATTTGTGTACCCTGATGCACCAGGTGGCATTGATAACCCTTTGATCAATCCTTTGGCTTCTGGGGCGCCTAGCTTGGCCTCTCTGGGGTGCCACAAGGTGCTGATTTTTGTGGCGGGGAAGGATGATCTTAGGGACAGAGGGATTTGGTACTATGATGCTGTTAAGAAGAGTGGGTGGGAAGGGGATGTGGAACTGGTTCGAGTGGAGGGAGAAGAACATTGCTTTCAGATCTATCATCCTGAAACTGAGAATTCTAAGGGCGTGATTAGTCGCATAGCTTCTTTCCTTGTTTGA
- the LOC100786280 gene encoding probable ATP-dependent DNA helicase CHR12 isoform X1: MENERHAKTLICALNLLSRDLPLPPHILNSVSSIYRNNHGDGGNSGEDLMTDLEDALSKQRPNCVPGFKLEQSRDNRYRSLIQHRLNELQELPSSRGEDLQTKCLLELYGLKLAELQMKVRSDVSSEYWLNAKCAYPDRQLFDWGMMRLRRPLYGVGDPFAMDADDQLKKKREAERLSRLEEKEKNHIETRTRKFFAEILNTVREFQLQIQASVKRRKQRNDGVQAWHGRQRQRATRAEKLRFQALKADDQEAYMRMVKESKNERLTLLLEETNKLLVNLGAAVQRQKDNKYSNGIEALEDSEADLLESDALKNGVSKESPLDEDIDMIDSDHNGDSSDLLEGQRQYNSAIHSIQEKVTEQPSMLQGGELRPYQIEGLQWMLSLFNNNLNGILADEMGLGKTIQTISLIAHLMEHKGVTGPHLIVAPKAVLPNWVNEFTTWAPSITAILYDGRLDERKAMKEELSGEGKFNVLLTHYDLIMRDKAFLKKIQWKYLIVDEGHRLKNHESALARTLDNGYRIQRRLLLTGTPIQNSLQELWSLLNFLLPNIFNSVQNFEDWFNAPFADRVDVSLTDEEQLLIIRRLHQVIRPFILRRKKDEVEKFLPGKSQVILKCDMSAWQKVYYQQVTDVGRVGLDNGSGKSKSLQNLTMQLRKCCNHPYLFVGDYDMYRRKEEIVRASGKFELLDRLLPKLRRAGHRVLLFSQMTRLMDTLEVYLRLHDFKYLRLDGSTKTEERGNLLRKFNAPDSPYFMFLLSTRAGGLGLNLQTADTVIIFDSDWNPQMDQQAEDRAHRIGQKKEVRVFVLVSVGSIEEVILERAKQKMGIDAKVIQAGLFNTTSTAQDRREMLEEIMRRGTSSLGTDVPSEREINRLAARSDEEFWLFEKMDEERRQKENYRSRLMEEHELPDWVYSPMNKDDKAKDFNSGVTGKRKRKEVVYADTLSDLQWMKAVENGEDISKFSGKGKRRDHRSSDSVAQASDNTGAEESLELRTESVPMENERTSEDSFHVTPPAKRFKPEGTNFLKHTYEDVGSGLNRHLLSWNTHKKKRSSFLGQGSLSDTRGHSSNGRANWN, from the exons ATGGAGAATGAGCGCCACGCCAAGACGCTCATCTGTGCCCTCAACCTTCTCTCGCGAGACCTACCTCTCCCTCCTCACATCCTCAATTCCGTCTCTTCCATCTACCGCAACAATCAT GGCGATGGAGGGAATTCTGGAGAAGATTTGATGACAGATCTTGAAGATGCACTGTCCAAGCAGCGCCCGAATTGTGTGCCTGGTTTCAAATTGGAGCAATCAAGGGATAATCGGTATCGGAGTCTGATTCAGCATCGGTTAAatgagcttcaag AATTGCCTTCAAGCAGGGGAGAGGACCTGCAGACAAAGTGCTTGCTTGAACTTTATGGACTAAAG CTGGCAGAGTTGCAGATGAAGGTTCGGTCTGATGTGAGTTCTGAATACTGGCTCAATGCTAAGTGTGCATATCCTGACAGGCAATTGTTTGATTGGGGCATGATGAGGTTGCGCCGTCCATTGTATGGTGTTGGAGATCCATTTGCCATGGATGCTGATGATCAATTAAAGAAGAAACGGGAGGCTGAG AGACTGTCAAGATtagaagaaaaggagaaaaatcatATAGAGACTAGAACAAGAAAATTCTTTGCAGAAATACTCAATACTGTCCGTGAGTTCCAATTACAAATTCAAGCTTCTGTGAAGAGGAGAAAACAAAGGAATGATGGTGTCCAG GCATGGCATGGAAGGCAAAGGCAACGGGCAACTCGGGCAGAGAAATTGAGATTCCAAGCATTGAAGGCTGATGATCAAGAAGCCTACATGAGAATGGTGAAAGAGAGTAAGAATGAGAGATTaactttgcttcttgaagaaaCAAATAAACTACTAGTAAATTTAGGAGCAGCTGTTCAACGTCAAAAGGACAACAAATATTCAAATGGCATTGAAGCCTTGGAAGATTCCGAAGCTGATTTACTGGAGTCAGATGCTTTAAAGAATGGAGTTTCTAAGGAATCACCTCTTGATGAAGATATAGATATGATAGATTCTGATCATAATGGTGATTCTAGTGATTTACTTGAAGGTCAGCGGCAATACAACTCTGCCATACATTCTATTCAAGAAAAG GTAACTGAGCAACCGTCTATGCTTCAAGGTGGAGAATTAAGACCATACCAGATAGAGGGGCTCCAATGGATGCTTTCTTTGTTTAATAACAACTTAAATGGAATTTTGGCTGATGAAATGGGACTCGGGAAGACAATACAAACAATTTCGCTGATAGCACATCTTATGGAACACAAGGGTGTTACTGGTCCTCACTTGATTGTTGCTCCAAAGGCTGTTCTACCAAATTGGGTCAATGAATTCACAACATGGGCTCCTAG CATCACAGCTATTCTTTATGATGGACGGCTGGATGAGAGGAAAGCAATGAAGGAAGAGTTGTCAGGGGAGGGGAAATTTAATGTTCTATTAACGCACTATGATCTTATAATGAGAGATAAAGCATTTCTCAAGAAAATTCAATGGAAATACTTGATTGTGGATGAAGGGCATCGGTTGAAAAATCACGAGTCTGCTCTGGCAAGAACCTTGGACAATGG ATATCGCATCCAACGAAGACTTCTGTTGACTGGTACCCCAATTCAGAACAGTTTGCAGGAGTTGTGGTCTTTGCTTAATTTTCTCCTTCCAAACATTTTTAACTCAGTTCAAAATTTTGAGGACTGGTTTAACGCCCCCTTTGCAGACCGAGTTGATGTCTCTCTCACAGATGAGGAACAACTATTGATCATCCGGCGTCTGCATCAA GTAATAAGGCCCTTCAtattaagaaggaaaaaagatgaGGTGGAAAAATTCCTTCCTGGGAAATCTCAGGTCATACTCAAATGTGATATGTCAGCCTGGCAGAAAGTATATTATCAACAAGTAACTGATGTAGGCAGAGTTGGCTTGGACAATG GTTCTGGAAAATCAAAAAGTCTGCAAAACTTAACAATGCAACTCAGAAAGTGTTGTAACCATCCCTATCTCTTTGTGGGAGATTATGATATGTATAGACGTAAGGAGGAGATTGTCAGAGCATCAGGTAAGTTTGAACTTCTAGACCGTTTGCTCCCAAAACTTCGCAGAGCTGGTCACAGAGTCCTCCTTTTCTCACAAATGACTCGACTTATGGACACTCTTGAAGTCTATTTGCGACTTCATGATTTTAAGTATCTTAGACTTGATGGCTCAACAAAAACTGAGGAAAGAGGCAATCTTCTACGAAAATTTAATGCTCCTGACTCCCCGTACTTCATGTTTCTTTTGAGCACCCGTGCtggaggtcttggtttgaattTACAAACAGCAGATACTGTTATAATCTTTGATAGTGATTGGAACCCTCAAATGGATCAACAAGCTGAGGACCGAGCCCATCGCATTGGACAAAAAAAGGAGGTCAGGGTTTTTGTGTTGGTTAGTGTAGGATCAATTGAAGAGGTGATTTTAGAGCGTGCAAAACAAAAGATGGGCATTGATGCCAAAGTCATCCAGGCAGGACTTTTCAACACTACTTCAACAG CCCAGGACAGAAGAGAAATGTTAGAAGAGATTATGCGTAGAGGTACAAGCTCACTTGGGACAGATGTGCCTAGTGAGAGAGAAATTAACCGCCTTGCTGCTCGATCAGATGAGGAATTTTGGCTGTTTGAGAAAATGGATGAAGAGAGAAGACAAAAGGAAAATTACAGATCTCGTCTCATGGAAGAGCATGAATTGCCAGATTGGGTGTATTCTCCAATGAACAAGGATGATAAGGCCAAAGATTTCAACAGTGGTGTTACTGGAAAgcggaaaagaaaagaagtggtATATGCAGATACATTAAGTGATCTGCAATGGATGAAGGCTGTGGAGAATGGGGAAGACATATCAAAGTTTTCAGGTAAAGGAAAAAGGAGAGACCACCGCTCATCTGACAGCGTTGCACAAGCCAGTGATAATACAGGAgcagaagaaagtttagagttgAGGACTGAAAGTGTTCCCATGGAAAATGAGCGAACTAGTGAAGATAGTTTCCATGTGACCCCTCCCGCAAAGAGATTCAAGCCTGAAGGAACAAATTTCCTGAAACATACATACGAGGATGTTGGAAGTGGTTTGAATCGCCATTTGTTATCATGGAATActcacaaaaagaaaaggtcAAGTTTTCTTGGCCAAGGTTCATTATCTGATACTAGAGGGCATTCTTCAAATGGAAGAGCAAACTGGAACTGA
- the LOC100785942 gene encoding RAN GTPase-activating protein 2, translating to MELNSQPRPFSIKLWPPSQNTRQTLVERMTNNLTTKSIFTQKYGTLDQEKAEENAKRIEDVAFATANLHYEKEPDGDGGSAVQLYAKECSKLLLDVLKRGPSKKDDEEVVASVNTTAPHESVFDISKGQRAFIEADEAQQLLSPLKEPGNSFTKICFSNRSFGLGAAQVAEPILTAIKDQLKEVDLSDFIAGRSEVEALDVMKIFSTALEGSVLRSLNLSDNALGEKGVRAFGALLKSQKCLEELYLMNDGISKEAARAVCELIPFTEKLKVLHFHNNMTGDEGALAIAEVVKRSPLLEDFRCSSTRIGAEGGVALSDALGSCAHLKKLDLRDNMLGVDGGVSLSKALSKHAELREVYLSYLNLEDDGAIAIVDALKESAPHLEVLEMSGNDSTADAAPAIAACLEAKQFLSKLNLSENELKDEGAKLITKAIEGHVQLKEIDLSTNQIRKDGAQQLAVTVVQKADFKLLNINGNFISDEGIDELKDIFKKSPDMLGPLDENDPDGVDDDEESDEEGGADELESKMKNLVVDD from the coding sequence ATGGAGCTGAATTCACAGCCGAGACCATTTTCAATCAAATTATGGCCTCCTAGTCAGAACACTAGGCAGACCCTTGTGGAGAGGATGACCAACAATCTGACTACTAAATCGATTTTCACACAGAAGTATGGAACTTTGGACCAGGAAAAGGCTGAAGAGAATGCAAAGAGGATTGAGGATGTGGCTTTTGCTACAGCAAATCTACACTATGAGAAAGAGCCAGATGGTGATGGAGGTTCTGCAGTCCAGCTTTATGCCAAAGAATGTAGTAAGCTCCTCCTAGATGTTCTTAAAAGAGGACCTAGTAAAAAGGATGATGAAGAAGTGGTGGCATCTGTTAATACTACTGCACCTCATGAATCTGTTTTTGATATATCGAAAGGCCAAAGGGCCTTCATTGAAGCAGATGAGGCGCAGCAACTTTTAAGTCCATTAAAGGAGCCTGGAAATTCTTTCACCAAAATATGCTTTAGCAACAGGAGCTTTGGGTTAGGAGCAGCGCAAGTTGCCGAGCCCATTCTCACTGCCATCAAGGACCAGTTGAAGGAAGTAGATCTATCAGATTTTATTGCGGGAAGATCAGAAGTAGAAGCTCTTGATGTCATGAAGATATTCTCAACTGCCCTAGAAGGAAGCGTCTTGAGGTCTTTAAACCTTTCCGACAATGCATTAGGTGAAAAAGGTGTTAGAGCATTTGGAGCACTTTTGAAATCGCAGAAATGCTTGGAGGAGCTTTATCTGATGAATGATGGAATCTCAAAGGAAGCTGCTCGAGCAGTTTGCGAGTTGATTCCTTTCACAGAGAAACTCAAAgttcttcattttcataataatatgaCTGGAGATGAAGGGGCACTAGCTATAGCCGAGGTTGTGAAGCGTTCTCCTTTGTTGGAAGATTTTCGCTGTTCCTCCACAAGGATAGGCGCTGAAGGTGGAGTTGCCTTGTCTGATGCTTTAGGGAGTTGTGCCCATCTGAAGAAGCTTGATTTGCGAGACAACATGTTAGGTGTGGACGGTGGGGTTTCTCTGAGTAAAGCTCTTAGCAAGCATGCAGAACTTAGAGAGGTATACCTGAGCTACCTGAACTTGGAAGACGATGGTGCAATTGCTATTGTTGATGCTCTTAAGGAATCAGCTCCTCACCTTGAAGTTTTGGAGATGAGCGGAAATGACAGTACAGCTGATGCTGCTCCTGCAATAGCAGCCTGCCTAGAAGCGAAGCAGtttctttccaagttgaacctctcTGAGAATGAACTCAAGGATGAAGGTGCCAAGCTGATAACTAAGGCCATAGAAGGCCATGTCCAATTAAAGGAAATTGATCTAAGTACCAACCAAATACGCAAGGATGGGGCTCAACAACTGGCTGTGACTGTGGTGCAAAAGGCTGATTTCAAACTTCTGAACATTAATGGGAACTTCATTTCTGATGAAGGCATTGATGAGTTGAaggatatatttaaaaaatctcCAGACATGCTTGGTCCATTAGACGAAAATGACCCTGATGGAGTAGACGATGATgaagaatctgatgaagaaggtGGTGCAGATGAACTCGAATCCAAAATGAAGAACCTTGTAGTTGATGATTGA
- the LOC111043202 gene encoding alpha/beta-hydrolases superfamily protein codes for MGSTNANNETVAEIPEWIRVFKDGTVERPLDFPIVPPTLNTGLSSKDITISHHPPKPISARIYLPNITNSQTKKLPIYVYFHGGGFFFESAFSKLFNDHFLKLVPQANIIVVSVEYRLAPEHPLPAAYDDCWDALKWVASHSTKDTTPNNTESWLTEHGDFNRVFIGGDSAGANIVHNILSFRVGPEPLPGDVQILGSILAHPYFYGSEPVGSEPVTGLEQNFFNLVWKLVYPSAPGGIDNPFINPLGAGAPSLAELACSRMLVCVAEKDGLRDRGVWYYEAVKKSGWKGEIQLFEEKDEDHVYHLLKPALNQDSHKADALIKLMASFLVN; via the coding sequence ATGGGTTCCACCAATGCCAATAATGAAACGGTCGCAGAGATTCCGGAGTGGATCCGCGTCTTCAAAGATGGCACCGTGGAACGCCCACTTGATTTTCCGATCGTGCCACCCACTCTCAACACTGGACTCTCATCCAAAGACATCACCATCTCACACCACCCTCCAAAACCAATTTCTGCACGCATTTACCTTCCAAACATCACCAATTCCCAGACTAAGAAACTTCCCATCTACGTCTACTTTCACGGTGGTGGCTTCTTCTTTGAATCCGCTTTCTCCAAACTTTTCAATGACCATTTTCTCAAGTTGGTCCCTCAAGCCAACATTATAGTGGTTTCCGTTGAGTACAGACTCGCTCCAGAACACCCTCTCCCTGCAGCTTACGATGATTGTTGGGACGCTCTCAAATGGGTCGCATCCCATTCTACTAAAGACACCACCCCCAACAACACTGAATCTTGGTTGACTGAGCACGGTGACTTCAACAGAGTGTTCATAGGAGGAGACAGTGCTGGTGCCAATATTGTTCACAACATTCTCTCCTTTCGTGTTGGGCCTGAGCCCTTGCCTGGGGATGTTCAAATATTGGGCTCTATTTTGGCCCATCCTTATTTCTACGGCTCAGAGCCTGTTGGGTCTGAGCCTGTTACTGGGCTGGAACAGAATTTCTTCAATCTGGTTTGGAAATTGGTGTATCCTTCAGCACCCGGTGGGATTGACAACCCTTTCATTAACCCTTTGGGTGCTGGGGCACCTAGCTTGGCTGAACTTGCTTGTTCTAGAATGCTGGTGTGTGTTGCTGAGAAGGATGGCTTAAGGGACAGAGGGGTTTGGTACTATGAGGCTGTCAAGAAAAGTGGGTGGAAAGGGGAAATACAACTCTTTGAAGAGAAGGATGAGGATCATGTTTATCATTTGCTCAAACCTGCACTCAATCAAGATTCTCATAAGGCTGATGCATTGATCAAGCTCATGGCTTCTTTTCTCGTCAATTAG